A part of Halorhodospira halophila genomic DNA contains:
- the rplA gene encoding 50S ribosomal protein L1: MAKLTKRQKQIRERVDRSQAYPVDEALALVKELATARFPESIDVAVNLGVDPRKSDQIVRGSTVLPNGTGKSMRVAVFAQGENADAAQAEGADAVGMDDLAERMQGGELDYDVVIASPDAMGVVGKLGPVLGPRGLMPNPKTGTVSADVAGAVRNAKAGQVRYRTDRGGVIHSAIGRANFDDQALRENLDALLADLNKLKPSTSKGVYIKQVTVSSTMGAGVRVDKGTLGV; the protein is encoded by the coding sequence ATGGCCAAGCTGACCAAGCGGCAGAAGCAGATTCGCGAGCGCGTGGACCGCAGCCAAGCCTATCCGGTGGACGAGGCGCTGGCTCTGGTGAAGGAGCTGGCCACGGCGCGCTTCCCCGAGAGCATCGACGTTGCGGTTAACCTCGGCGTCGATCCTCGCAAGTCGGATCAGATCGTCCGCGGCTCCACGGTGCTGCCCAACGGTACCGGTAAGTCGATGCGCGTGGCCGTCTTCGCCCAGGGCGAGAACGCCGACGCCGCGCAGGCCGAGGGTGCCGACGCCGTCGGCATGGACGACTTGGCCGAGCGCATGCAGGGCGGCGAGCTCGACTACGACGTGGTGATCGCCTCGCCGGACGCCATGGGGGTGGTCGGCAAGCTCGGTCCGGTCCTCGGCCCGCGCGGGCTGATGCCCAACCCGAAGACCGGCACCGTCTCCGCCGACGTCGCAGGCGCCGTGCGCAACGCCAAGGCCGGGCAGGTGCGCTACCGCACCGATCGGGGGGGCGTGATCCACTCCGCGATCGGGCGCGCCAACTTCGACGACCAGGCCCTGCGCGAGAACCTGGACGCGCTGCTGGCCGACCTGAACAAGCTCAAGCCGAGCACCTCCAAGGGTGTCTACATCAAGCAGGTCACCGTGTCCTCGACCATGGGCGCCGGTGTCCGCGTCGATAAGGGCACCCTCGGAGTGTGA
- the rplK gene encoding 50S ribosomal protein L11 produces MAKKIEAYIKLQVPAGQANPSPPVGPALGQHGLNIMEFCKAFNAQTQEMEAGLPIPVVITVYSDRSFTFVTKTPPAAILLLKAIGAKGGSGTPNTKKVGTVQRDQLEEIARTKWPDLNASDMDAAVRSIAGTARSMGIDVEGV; encoded by the coding sequence ATGGCGAAGAAGATCGAAGCTTATATCAAGCTGCAGGTCCCTGCCGGGCAGGCCAACCCGAGCCCGCCGGTGGGTCCCGCTCTCGGTCAGCACGGCCTGAACATCATGGAGTTCTGCAAGGCGTTCAACGCCCAGACCCAGGAGATGGAGGCCGGCCTGCCGATCCCGGTGGTGATCACGGTCTACTCCGATCGCAGCTTTACCTTTGTTACCAAGACCCCGCCGGCCGCGATCCTGCTGCTCAAGGCCATTGGCGCCAAGGGCGGCTCGGGCACGCCGAACACCAAGAAGGTCGGCACCGTCCAGCGCGATCAGCTCGAGGAGATCGCCCGGACCAAGTGGCCGGACCTGAACGCCTCCGACATGGACGCGGCGGTGCGCTCCATCGCCGGTACCGCGCGGAGCATGGGCATCGACGTGGAGGGGGTCTAA